The following proteins are encoded in a genomic region of Bubalus kerabau isolate K-KA32 ecotype Philippines breed swamp buffalo chromosome 15, PCC_UOA_SB_1v2, whole genome shotgun sequence:
- the B3GAT1 gene encoding galactosylgalactosylxylosylprotein 3-beta-glucuronosyltransferase 1 → MAHEELWAQPALEMPKRRDVLAVVLIVLPWTLLVTVWHQSTVAPLLAARKDDSGDPRREAPPGTDPREYCMSDRDIVEVVRTEYVYTRPPPWSDTLPTIHVVTPTYSRPVQKAELTRLANTLLHVPNLHWLVVEDAPRRTPLTARLLRDTGLNYTHLHVETPRNYKLRGDARDPRIPRGTMQRNLALRWLRETFPRNSSQPGVVYFADDDNTYSLELFEEMRSTRRVSVWPVAFVGGLRYEAPRVNGAGKVVGWKTVFDPHRPFAIDMAGFAVNLRLILQRSQAYFKLRGVKGGYQESSLLRELVTLSDLEPKAANCTKILVWHTRTEKPVLVNEGKKGFTDPTVEI, encoded by the exons ATGG CTCACGAAGAGCTGTGGGCCCAGCCAGCCTTGGAGATGCCGAAGCGACGGGACGTCCTCGCCGTCGTGCTCATCGTGCTCCCCTGGACGCTGCTGGTCACCGTGTGGCACCAGAGCACCGTCGCGCCCCTGCTCGCCGCACGCAAGG ATGACAGTGGTGACCCCCGGCGCGAGGCGCCCCCTGGCACGGACCCCAGGGAGTACTGCATGTCCGACCGGGACATCGTGGAGGTGGTGCGCACAGAGTACGTGTACACGCGGCCCCCCCCCTGGTCTGACACACTGCCCACCATCCACGTGGTGACGCCCACCTACAGCCGCCCGGTGCAGAAGGCAGAGCTCACTCGCCTGGCCAACACGCTGCTGCACGTGCCCAACCTGCACTGGCTGGTGGTGGAGGACGCGCCGCGCCGCACCCCACTGACGGCACGCCTGCTGCGCGACACCGGCCTCAACTACACGCATCTGCACGTGGAGACGCCACGCAACTACAAGCTGCGGGGGGACGCGCGTGACCCGCGCATCCCCCGGGGCACCATGCAGCGCAACCTGGCGCTGCGCTGGTTGCGGGAGACCTTCCCGCGCAACTCCAGCCAGCCTGGCGTGGTGTACTTTGCGGATGACGACAACACCTACAGCCTGGAGCTCTTCGAGGAG ATGCGCAGCACCAGGAGGGTGTCTGTGTGGCCCGTCGCCTTCGTCGGTGGCCTTCGGTACGAGGCCCCGAGGGTCAACGGGGCAGGGAAGGTGGTTGGCTGGAAGACGGTGTTCGACCCCCACCGGCCGTTTGCCATAGACATGGCGGGATTTGCAGTCAACCTGCGGCTCATCCTGCAGCGGAGCCAGGCCTACTTCAAGCTGCGCGGCGTGAAGGGCGGCTACCAGGAAAGCAGCCTGCTCCGCGAGCTCGTCACCCTCAGCGATCTGGAGCCCAAGGCGGCCAACTGCACCAAG ATCCTGGTCTGGCACACGCGGACCGAGAAACCAGTGCTGGTGAATGAGGGGAAGAAAGGCTTCACTGACCCCACGGTGGAGATCTGA